The following proteins are co-located in the Pseudomonas antarctica genome:
- a CDS encoding serralysin family metalloprotease: MSKVKDKAIVSAAQASTAYSQIDSFSHLYDRGGNLTVNGKPSYSVDQAATQLLRDGAAYRDFDGNGKIDLTYTFLTSASSATMNKHGISGFSQFNTQQKAQAALAMQSWSDVANVTFSEKASGGDAHMTFGNYSGGQDGAAAFAYLPGTGAGYDGTSWYLTNNSYTPNKTPDLNNYGRQTLTHEIGHTLGLAHPGDYNAGNGNPTYNDATYGQDTRGYSVMSYWSESNTNQNFSKGGVEAYSSGPLIDDIAAIQKLYGANYSTRAGDTTYGFNSNTGRDFYSATSNADKLVFSVWDGGGNDTLDFSGFTQNQKINLNEASFSDVGGLVGNVSIAKGVTVENAFGGSGNDLIIGNNAANLIKGGAGNDIIYGGGGADQLWGGAGNDTFVFGASSDSKPGAADKIFDFTSGSDKIDLSGITKGAGLTFVNAFSGHAGDAVLSYASGTNLGTLAVDFSGHGVADFLVTTVGQAAVSDIVA, encoded by the coding sequence ATGTCAAAAGTAAAAGACAAAGCTATTGTTTCTGCCGCGCAAGCCAGCACTGCTTACTCGCAAATCGATAGCTTTAGCCATTTATACGACCGTGGCGGCAACCTCACGGTTAATGGCAAACCGTCCTATTCCGTGGACCAGGCAGCCACCCAGCTGCTGCGTGATGGCGCCGCGTATCGGGATTTTGATGGCAACGGCAAGATTGATCTGACTTACACCTTCCTCACCTCGGCTTCCTCGGCCACCATGAACAAGCATGGCATCTCCGGGTTCAGCCAGTTCAACACCCAGCAGAAAGCACAGGCCGCACTGGCCATGCAATCCTGGTCGGATGTTGCCAACGTGACCTTTAGCGAAAAGGCCTCGGGCGGTGACGCACACATGACCTTCGGCAACTACAGCGGTGGCCAGGACGGCGCGGCGGCGTTCGCTTACCTGCCCGGCACCGGCGCAGGCTACGACGGCACCTCGTGGTACCTGACCAACAATAGCTACACGCCGAACAAGACGCCGGACCTGAATAACTATGGCCGGCAGACCCTGACCCACGAAATCGGCCACACCCTGGGCCTGGCTCACCCTGGCGACTACAACGCCGGGAATGGCAACCCGACCTATAACGACGCGACCTATGGACAGGACACGCGTGGCTACAGCGTCATGAGTTACTGGAGCGAGAGCAACACCAACCAGAACTTCAGTAAAGGCGGCGTCGAAGCTTATTCTTCGGGCCCGCTGATCGACGACATTGCCGCGATCCAGAAGCTCTACGGTGCCAACTACAGCACCCGCGCCGGCGACACCACCTACGGTTTCAACTCCAACACCGGGCGTGACTTCTATAGCGCCACCTCCAACGCCGACAAGCTGGTGTTTTCGGTATGGGACGGTGGCGGCAACGACACCCTGGACTTCTCCGGTTTCACCCAGAACCAGAAGATCAACCTCAATGAGGCCTCGTTCTCCGACGTTGGCGGCCTGGTGGGCAACGTGTCCATCGCCAAGGGCGTTACCGTCGAGAACGCGTTCGGTGGTTCGGGCAACGACCTGATCATTGGTAACAACGCAGCCAACCTCATCAAAGGCGGTGCCGGCAACGACATCATCTACGGTGGTGGCGGTGCGGACCAACTGTGGGGCGGCGCCGGCAACGACACCTTCGTGTTCGGTGCCAGTTCCGATTCCAAGCCGGGTGCGGCAGACAAGATCTTTGACTTCACCTCCGGTTCGGACAAGATCGACCTGTCCGGTATCACCAAAGGTGCAGGCTTGACCTTCGTCAACGCGTTCTCCGGGCATGCCGGCGACGCAGTGCTGAGTTATGCCTCGGGCACCAACCTGGGCACCTTGGCCGTGGACTTCTCCGGGCACGGCGTGGCGGATTTCCTCGTCACCACCGTTGGCCAGGCAGCGGTCAGCGACATCGTAGCGTGA
- a CDS encoding helix-turn-helix transcriptional regulator, whose product MSLFREVGMHAGLGRTVAHIGTERFWKQLVLLLHQCLPFDNALAIFYPKGGPPQALEEYDAQPSSKPASMLVYLNGLYLLDPFYQACREGYASGVYRLEEVAPDHFRQSEYFLNYFHDNVLEDEVQFILQLPGMGTLSLSLGMQRRFSVEETGLMAMLAAWVLPLMQQHWQQSTLRAPAMDSQIRDALSHFGSGVLSERELEVARLVLRGFSSKAMAERLKISPDTVKVHRRHLYAKLDVSSQPELFSLFIQSLGHDLENP is encoded by the coding sequence ATGAGCCTGTTCAGAGAGGTCGGCATGCACGCCGGTTTAGGGCGTACCGTCGCGCACATCGGCACCGAGCGGTTCTGGAAACAGCTGGTGTTGTTGCTGCACCAATGCCTGCCGTTCGATAACGCCTTGGCGATTTTCTATCCCAAAGGCGGCCCGCCCCAGGCCCTGGAAGAATACGACGCCCAGCCCAGCAGCAAACCAGCGTCGATGCTGGTGTACCTCAATGGTTTGTATTTGCTCGACCCGTTTTACCAGGCCTGTCGCGAGGGCTACGCCAGCGGCGTGTACCGCCTGGAGGAAGTGGCGCCGGACCATTTTCGCCAGAGTGAATACTTCCTCAACTACTTCCACGACAACGTGCTGGAGGACGAGGTGCAGTTCATTCTGCAATTGCCGGGAATGGGCACCTTGTCGTTATCGCTGGGCATGCAACGGCGGTTCAGCGTTGAAGAAACCGGGCTGATGGCCATGCTGGCGGCCTGGGTGCTGCCGTTGATGCAGCAGCATTGGCAGCAAAGTACCCTGCGCGCGCCGGCCATGGACAGCCAGATCAGGGATGCGCTGAGCCATTTCGGCAGCGGCGTACTCTCGGAACGCGAACTGGAAGTCGCGCGACTGGTACTGCGCGGTTTTTCGTCCAAAGCCATGGCCGAGCGCCTGAAGATCTCGCCGGACACCGTGAAGGTGCACCGGCGCCATCTGTACGCGAAGCTGGATGTTTCGTCACAGCCGGAACTGTTTTCGTTGTTTATCCAATCGCTGGGGCATGACCTGGAAAACCCCTGA
- a CDS encoding P1 family peptidase — protein sequence MRARQLGITLGLGTPGELNAITDVPGVRVGHSTLKTRIDGKQVRTGVTVIQPRAGEARHQPCFAGYHVLNGNGDATGLEWISEAGLLTTPMAITNTHSIGIVRDTLIALERERLADPAVYWCMPVVMETYDGLLNDIWGQHVKPEHVRQALDTAESGPVQEGAVGGGTGMICHEFKGGIGTASRRLPEAQGGWTVGVLVQANHGKRQELRVDGYPVGRQLMGIASPFAERGTPGMGSIVVIIATDAPLLPHQCKRLAQRASIGIARTGGGTEDSSGDLFLAFATGNHALPPADYARKDLPLSTVLRMVNNDHISPLFSAAAEAVEEAIINAMLAGEAMTTDDGVQVPGLAGETLLEALGKSGWGVSR from the coding sequence ATGCGTGCACGTCAATTGGGCATCACGTTGGGGCTGGGTACGCCTGGCGAATTGAATGCTATCACCGATGTTCCAGGCGTCCGGGTCGGCCACAGTACGCTCAAGACCCGTATCGACGGCAAGCAAGTGCGCACTGGCGTCACCGTGATCCAGCCGCGCGCCGGGGAGGCGCGGCACCAGCCGTGTTTTGCCGGCTACCACGTGCTCAATGGCAATGGCGACGCCACCGGCCTTGAGTGGATCAGCGAGGCCGGGTTGTTGACCACGCCAATGGCCATCACCAACACCCATAGCATCGGTATCGTGCGTGACACCTTGATCGCCCTGGAGCGCGAGCGCCTGGCGGACCCGGCGGTGTACTGGTGCATGCCGGTCGTCATGGAAACCTACGATGGCCTGCTCAACGACATCTGGGGCCAACACGTCAAACCCGAGCATGTGCGCCAGGCGCTGGACACTGCCGAGAGCGGCCCGGTGCAGGAGGGCGCGGTGGGCGGCGGCACCGGCATGATCTGCCATGAGTTCAAGGGCGGCATCGGCACGGCGTCCCGACGTTTGCCTGAAGCGCAAGGCGGCTGGACCGTCGGTGTATTGGTGCAGGCCAACCATGGCAAACGCCAGGAACTGCGCGTGGATGGCTACCCGGTGGGCCGCCAGTTGATGGGCATTGCTTCACCGTTCGCCGAACGGGGCACGCCGGGCATGGGCTCGATCGTGGTGATTATCGCCACTGACGCGCCGCTGCTGCCCCATCAATGCAAGCGCCTGGCGCAGCGCGCCTCCATCGGCATTGCCCGCACCGGTGGCGGCACCGAGGACTCCAGTGGCGACCTGTTCCTGGCCTTCGCCACCGGCAATCACGCGCTACCACCGGCGGATTACGCGCGCAAGGACCTGCCGCTGAGCACCGTGTTGCGCATGGTCAATAACGACCATATTTCGCCGCTGTTCAGCGCTGCGGCCGAGGCGGTGGAGGAGGCGATCATCAATGCCATGCTGGCCGGCGAGGCCATGACCACGGATGACGGCGTCCAGGTGCCTGGGTTGGCGGGCGAGACCTTATTGGAGGCATTAGGCAAGTCGGGTTGGGGTGTGTCCCGGTAA
- a CDS encoding APC family permease: MSASPAPDGVLKPTLSVFDVVAITVSAVTPASSVFVIAPFAIQQAGSGVFLAFVMAAVLALMFAFCYAELGRAHNSAGGEYVYAKRVFGGMAGYATFLTVLVMLLFIPPVLATGAATYLNNALGTRFDSQTVALVIVVCSYALGILNIKLNAWITGTCLLLEVAALLVIVFIGFGNPVQPASVLFQPQIVENGVLHLAPWALVIGAVGIGLFSFNGYGPAVLLAEDMKCGGKGVHKAVLWSLGLVVVIELVPITALLIGAPSLSAMISSPDPIGYLLTSHGNETLSRLVSAGIFLSVFNAIVAIVIQIGRVVFSSGRDALWTPRINTLFTRIHPRWDSPWLATLFLAIPSALLSFSSNLADLTSFSVLLIMLVYLVVAMSALMSRVLLRDREHPYRMPLWPLPALLAVLGAGYLLVTLVAQASVRDIMIIIGLLALSVILYCISGRSSPAFQKL; the protein is encoded by the coding sequence ATGAGTGCTTCCCCCGCGCCAGATGGCGTGCTCAAGCCAACGCTGAGCGTTTTCGATGTGGTGGCCATTACGGTTTCGGCGGTCACGCCGGCCAGTTCCGTGTTTGTGATTGCGCCCTTTGCCATTCAGCAGGCGGGCAGTGGTGTATTCCTGGCGTTTGTGATGGCCGCGGTGCTCGCCCTGATGTTCGCGTTCTGTTACGCCGAGCTGGGCCGGGCGCACAACAGCGCCGGGGGTGAGTACGTGTATGCCAAGCGGGTATTTGGCGGTATGGCGGGTTATGCGACGTTTCTGACGGTGTTGGTGATGTTGCTGTTTATCCCGCCGGTACTGGCGACGGGGGCGGCGACTTACCTGAACAACGCCCTGGGCACGAGATTCGATTCCCAAACCGTGGCCCTGGTGATTGTGGTGTGCAGCTACGCCTTGGGCATCCTCAATATCAAGCTCAATGCCTGGATCACCGGCACCTGCCTGCTGTTGGAAGTGGCGGCGTTGCTGGTCATCGTGTTTATCGGCTTCGGTAACCCGGTGCAGCCCGCCAGCGTGTTGTTTCAACCGCAGATCGTCGAAAACGGCGTGCTGCACCTGGCGCCTTGGGCGTTGGTGATCGGTGCGGTGGGTATCGGCCTGTTCTCGTTCAATGGTTACGGCCCGGCCGTCTTGCTCGCCGAGGACATGAAGTGCGGTGGCAAAGGCGTGCACAAGGCGGTGTTGTGGTCGCTGGGCCTGGTGGTGGTGATCGAGCTGGTGCCTATCACCGCGCTGTTGATCGGCGCGCCGTCGCTGAGTGCGATGATCAGCAGCCCGGACCCGATTGGCTATTTGCTGACCAGCCATGGCAATGAAACCTTATCCCGACTGGTCAGCGCGGGGATCTTCCTGTCGGTGTTCAACGCAATCGTCGCCATCGTTATTCAGATTGGTCGTGTGGTGTTCAGCAGTGGCCGCGATGCCTTGTGGACGCCGCGCATCAACACGCTGTTCACACGCATTCACCCGCGCTGGGATTCGCCGTGGCTGGCGACATTGTTCCTGGCCATTCCCTCGGCGCTGCTGAGCTTCAGCTCCAACCTGGCGGACCTCACTTCGTTCAGCGTGTTGCTGATCATGCTGGTGTACCTGGTGGTGGCGATGAGCGCGCTGATGAGCCGGGTGCTGCTGCGTGATCGCGAACATCCCTATCGCATGCCGTTGTGGCCGCTGCCGGCGCTGTTGGCGGTGCTGGGCGCGGGTTATCTGCTGGTGACCCTGGTTGCACAAGCGTCCGTGCGCGACATCATGATTATCATCGGCTTGCTGGCCTTGTCGGTGATTTTGTATTGCATCAGTGGCCGGTCGAGTCCGGCGTTTCAGAAATTGTAA
- a CDS encoding protease inhibitor Inh/omp19 family protein — MPRFSHLIACASQVLFVSAGAHVMASSLVLPTTAQLAGHWQLHQQDRVCALDLLEQANALAGDVGCVTAWLGEKPLTWTPTPDGIWLMNAEGTGITHLNRQKEGEYKGRTPSGTEVVLQRRP, encoded by the coding sequence ATGCCGCGTTTTTCTCATTTGATCGCCTGTGCTTCACAGGTGTTGTTCGTTTCGGCAGGAGCCCATGTAATGGCGAGCAGTCTTGTTTTACCCACCACCGCGCAATTGGCCGGCCATTGGCAGTTACACCAGCAGGATCGGGTGTGCGCGCTGGACTTGCTGGAACAGGCCAATGCCCTGGCCGGTGATGTCGGCTGTGTCACCGCATGGCTGGGCGAGAAACCCCTGACCTGGACGCCCACCCCGGATGGTATCTGGCTGATGAATGCCGAAGGCACGGGCATTACCCATTTAAACCGCCAGAAAGAAGGCGAATATAAAGGGCGCACACCGTCCGGCACGGAAGTTGTACTGCAACGAAGACCTTAG